One Bremerella sp. JC817 genomic window carries:
- a CDS encoding response regulator gives MKIVVADDEPDMRDYFVKILSHLGHEVVAVAGDGKALVESCRRNVPDMVITDLMMPELSGEDALRQIWLEQPVPAILISAYQCPEWIVKAEAIPPVRYLNKPINRAKLQSTLQSFEETTTERSSCEDKADNS, from the coding sequence ATGAAAATCGTGGTTGCCGACGACGAACCTGATATGCGGGATTACTTCGTGAAGATCCTCTCGCATTTGGGGCATGAAGTAGTCGCGGTCGCGGGAGATGGAAAAGCTCTCGTTGAATCGTGCCGTCGTAACGTGCCAGACATGGTAATCACCGACTTGATGATGCCTGAGCTGAGCGGGGAAGATGCGCTGCGGCAAATCTGGCTAGAGCAGCCGGTTCCTGCTATTCTCATTTCGGCTTACCAATGCCCGGAGTGGATCGTCAAAGCCGAAGCCATTCCACCGGTTCGCTATCTCAATAAACCGATCAACCGAGCGAAGTTACAGTCGACGTTGCAATCGTTTGAAGAGACCACGACCGAACGCTCCTCGTGCGAGGACAAGGCTGATAACTCGTAA
- a CDS encoding protoglobin domain-containing protein: MSVPSDFHGRFEDLKRYIAWSDADDACSEELLRRLEPYFEPIVQDFYDEIRKHRAASRVITGGEKQIKRLQASLRLWLVDTLLAKHDGSYVDRRSKIGQQHVEIGLDQVYVNAAFSRIRGTLNGVLCRQDDLPFEERIALHQSLNRRLDLDLAIMSDAYQTEYQFRQIPVDHARLKQQKHLALLSRDALAGESLDVLYDQAVAHLMETLQGDCAEYLEFHPADSSFRLRSAAGWTGAAIDDVIGLRKPESYYEFVCSYKECIGIIDHDLRTDLDFPPLLREQRVVSSLQVAVRNEGQIYGVIGVHFHNRRQFQASDCDFLVSMANVIANAVHRKGIESQRQQSEHQLRRLIERLPAGAVYVAGGQLQVNQAVESMTGHARAELATLADWEQLTIVEEQERVEESAAKSPEGKIVQSEVRIRRPDGEERIISQLKFRSAIDEIWLLHDITEMEEQRRQQLQAERLAAIGQMITGLAHESRNALQRIQACTEMLELEFQPESQEMKLIGRLQQAQDDLQLLFDEVRNYAAPIVLETKPSDLAVLCRRAWEQTEPQRRCRETTIQIDGMAEVPFQADEFRLVQVFRNLLENSLAATPDPLVVTLLFEKSEDGQVRVTYQDNGPGFDENIAKRMLDPFFTTKTKGSGLGMAIASRIVEAHKGQIQPISQPGCGAKFVMMFLGQD, translated from the coding sequence ATGAGTGTTCCTTCTGACTTTCATGGACGATTCGAAGATCTCAAGCGATACATTGCATGGTCCGATGCGGACGATGCTTGTTCCGAAGAACTGCTGCGCCGTCTTGAACCTTATTTTGAACCAATCGTTCAAGATTTCTACGACGAGATCCGAAAGCATCGCGCTGCCTCGCGGGTGATTACCGGTGGTGAAAAACAGATCAAGCGACTTCAGGCCAGCCTCCGGTTATGGTTGGTCGATACCCTGCTGGCGAAGCATGACGGCAGCTATGTCGATCGGCGATCAAAAATTGGCCAGCAGCATGTCGAGATCGGTCTCGACCAGGTTTACGTCAACGCGGCGTTCTCACGGATCCGGGGCACATTGAACGGTGTCCTTTGCCGGCAAGACGATCTCCCCTTCGAAGAGCGGATTGCGTTACATCAATCGCTCAATCGTCGTTTGGACCTCGACCTGGCGATCATGTCGGATGCCTATCAAACCGAATATCAATTCCGGCAGATCCCGGTCGACCATGCCCGGCTGAAGCAGCAGAAGCATCTTGCCCTGTTAAGCCGCGATGCCCTGGCGGGGGAGTCGCTCGACGTTCTTTACGACCAGGCCGTTGCCCACCTGATGGAAACGCTTCAAGGAGATTGTGCCGAATATCTGGAGTTTCACCCGGCCGACAGTTCGTTTCGATTGCGGTCGGCGGCTGGCTGGACGGGCGCGGCGATCGACGACGTGATCGGATTGCGGAAGCCTGAATCGTACTACGAGTTTGTCTGTTCCTATAAAGAATGTATTGGGATCATCGATCACGACTTGCGAACGGATCTCGACTTCCCGCCACTGCTTCGCGAGCAACGTGTTGTCAGCAGCCTGCAGGTCGCCGTCCGCAATGAAGGCCAGATCTACGGCGTGATCGGCGTTCACTTTCATAACCGACGGCAATTCCAGGCCTCGGACTGTGACTTCCTCGTTTCGATGGCCAATGTAATTGCCAACGCGGTTCATCGGAAAGGGATCGAAAGTCAACGTCAGCAAAGCGAGCATCAGCTTCGACGCTTGATCGAGCGTCTGCCAGCCGGGGCGGTCTATGTTGCCGGGGGGCAACTTCAGGTCAACCAGGCCGTCGAATCGATGACCGGGCATGCCCGAGCCGAGTTGGCGACCTTGGCCGATTGGGAACAACTGACCATCGTCGAGGAACAGGAGCGAGTCGAGGAGTCAGCCGCCAAATCACCCGAAGGGAAGATCGTGCAGTCCGAAGTCCGGATTCGCCGACCCGATGGCGAGGAACGCATTATCTCGCAATTGAAGTTTCGGTCCGCGATCGACGAGATCTGGCTGTTGCACGACATCACCGAGATGGAGGAGCAACGGCGGCAACAACTTCAAGCAGAACGCCTGGCGGCGATCGGGCAGATGATCACTGGTTTAGCCCATGAAAGCCGGAACGCCTTGCAGCGAATTCAGGCCTGCACCGAAATGCTCGAACTTGAATTCCAACCGGAATCGCAGGAAATGAAGCTCATCGGACGCCTGCAGCAGGCCCAAGACGACCTGCAACTGCTGTTCGATGAAGTCCGGAACTATGCCGCCCCGATCGTTTTGGAAACGAAACCTTCCGACCTGGCGGTTCTCTGCCGGAGGGCCTGGGAGCAGACCGAACCGCAGCGCCGCTGTCGCGAGACGACAATTCAAATCGATGGGATGGCTGAAGTTCCTTTCCAGGCCGACGAGTTCCGGCTGGTCCAGGTTTTTCGGAATCTGCTGGAAAACTCGCTCGCGGCGACACCAGACCCCCTGGTAGTGACTCTTTTGTTCGAGAAGAGCGAAGATGGGCAGGTTCGGGTAACCTATCAAGACAATGGCCCTGGATTCGACGAGAATATCGCCAAGCGGATGCTCGATCCTTTTTTTACAACAAAAACGAAAGGATCCGGCTTGGGCATGGCGATTGCATCGCGAATCGTCGAGGCCCATAAGGGGCAGATCCAGCCGATCAGCCAGCCAGGCTGTGGGGCGAAGTTTGTCATGATGTTTCTGGGGCAGGACTAA
- the malQ gene encoding 4-alpha-glucanotransferase, with translation MSDDCPVAPIPPFPDGYRAAGILMHITSLASPHGIGDFGPSAIQWIDLLHDAGQSWWQVLPLGPTGDGNSPYLPLSSFAMNEVLVSPEWLLEDGLISADDCQTSWPDAKVDFDNVNPYKYRLLETAWDRYRAAPSAELSEEFEAFKLAEGHWLDDYTLFRALKNQFQGDYYMQWPAELAERKPEALLKARTELAEQCEKFAFFQYLLHRYGMRVRNHAQAKGVRLIGDVPIYVSADSSDVWANPELFSLDEHKRPKFVAGVPPDYFSAVGQLWGNPVYNWEAHRQTGYRWFIQRFRSLLTYADAIRLDHFRGFAAAWHVAADAKTAEVGYWAPGPGAELFEAIKAALGNLPFIVEDLGTITEDVWELRDQFDMPGTRVVQFAFDGDPDNLYLPKNYVANTTVYTGTHDNATSRQWYEELPEESRETVWQSLNMPVVPEDEVAWALLQAAWQSIAALAIAPLQDVLNLGSDSRMNVPGESDGNWDWRCPSDLLSSPYFSTLAQITKDTGRWPE, from the coding sequence ATGTCGGACGATTGCCCAGTTGCTCCTATTCCCCCCTTCCCGGACGGATATCGTGCGGCCGGCATCTTGATGCATATCACCTCGCTTGCCAGTCCGCATGGCATCGGCGACTTCGGCCCCAGCGCGATCCAGTGGATCGATCTGCTGCACGACGCCGGCCAAAGCTGGTGGCAGGTCCTCCCCCTCGGTCCCACAGGGGACGGCAATTCGCCTTACTTGCCGCTGTCTTCGTTCGCCATGAACGAAGTGCTGGTCAGTCCAGAGTGGCTTCTGGAAGACGGCCTGATCTCGGCCGACGACTGCCAGACCTCGTGGCCAGACGCCAAGGTCGATTTCGACAACGTCAATCCTTATAAATACCGCCTGCTGGAAACGGCCTGGGATCGTTACCGTGCTGCACCTTCGGCAGAACTGTCCGAAGAGTTCGAGGCCTTTAAACTGGCCGAAGGGCACTGGCTCGACGACTACACCTTGTTCCGGGCCCTCAAGAATCAATTCCAAGGCGACTACTACATGCAGTGGCCGGCCGAGCTTGCCGAACGAAAGCCGGAAGCCCTGCTGAAGGCCCGCACCGAACTAGCCGAGCAGTGCGAGAAGTTCGCCTTCTTTCAATATTTGCTGCATCGCTACGGGATGCGAGTTCGTAATCATGCTCAGGCCAAAGGGGTTCGATTGATCGGTGATGTGCCGATCTACGTTTCGGCCGACTCGAGCGATGTCTGGGCGAATCCGGAACTATTTTCCCTGGACGAGCACAAGCGGCCGAAGTTTGTCGCCGGCGTGCCACCAGATTACTTCAGTGCTGTCGGGCAGCTTTGGGGCAACCCGGTCTACAACTGGGAAGCCCACCGTCAGACCGGTTATCGCTGGTTCATCCAACGCTTCCGTTCGCTGCTGACCTATGCCGATGCCATTCGCCTGGATCACTTCCGCGGGTTCGCTGCCGCGTGGCATGTGGCAGCCGATGCGAAGACCGCGGAAGTGGGTTACTGGGCACCGGGGCCTGGTGCGGAATTGTTTGAGGCCATCAAAGCAGCACTCGGCAACTTGCCGTTCATTGTCGAAGACCTCGGCACGATCACTGAAGATGTCTGGGAACTGCGTGATCAGTTCGACATGCCAGGCACCCGTGTCGTGCAGTTTGCCTTCGATGGCGACCCCGACAATCTTTACCTGCCGAAGAACTACGTTGCCAACACGACCGTTTACACCGGCACTCACGACAACGCGACCAGTCGTCAGTGGTACGAAGAATTGCCGGAAGAATCACGCGAGACCGTTTGGCAAAGTTTGAATATGCCGGTCGTCCCCGAGGACGAGGTTGCCTGGGCGTTACTGCAAGCAGCCTGGCAGTCGATTGCCGCCCTGGCGATCGCTCCGCTGCAAGACGTTTTGAACCTGGGAAGCGATTCACGCATGAACGTTCCTGGCGAATCGGATGGGAATTGGGACTGGCGCTGTCCATCCGACTTGCTCAGTAGTCCTTATTTTTCCACCTTGGCGCAAATCACCAAGGATACCGGTCGCTGGCCTGAATAA
- the pgi gene encoding glucose-6-phosphate isomerase, with translation MMAATKTPLTEMKAWKGLTDHYQAIRDVHMRTLFAKDPERGERMTAEGADLFLDYSKNRVNEETLKLLLELAEESGLRERIDAMFRGDKINITEDRAVLHVALRAPKGATIEVDGENVVPDVHQVLEAMSAFSNRIRSGEWKGHTGKPIKNVVNIGIGGSDLGPVMAYEALKHFSDRSLTFRFVSNVDGTDFAEAVQDLDAAETLFIVASKTFTTLETMTNANTARDWLLSALGGDKDSVAKHFVAVSTNAEKVSEFGIDTANMFGFWDWVGGRYSMDSAIGLSTMLAVGPENFMAMLDGFHQMDEHFRTAPFEKNLPVLMALLSMWYSNFFGAETIAVLPYEQYLKRFPAYLQQLTMESNGKYITLAGQRVDYSTGTIYFGEPGTNGQHSFYQLIHQGTRLIPCDFIAFGKSLNPLGRHQDMLIANVFAQSEALAFGKTEEQVKAEGTADWLVPHRVFEGNRPSNTIFAKQLSPSVLGQLIALYEHCVFTQGTIWQINSFDQWGVELGKQLAQRIIPELENAELPELTHDSSTNNLIRRYRATKESK, from the coding sequence ATGATGGCAGCAACCAAGACACCCCTGACGGAAATGAAAGCCTGGAAGGGCCTTACCGATCATTACCAGGCCATTCGCGACGTCCACATGCGGACGTTGTTTGCCAAAGATCCGGAACGTGGCGAGCGTATGACGGCCGAAGGTGCTGACCTGTTCCTCGATTACTCGAAGAACCGCGTCAACGAGGAGACGCTCAAGCTGCTGCTGGAACTCGCCGAAGAATCGGGCCTTCGCGAACGAATCGACGCAATGTTCCGCGGTGACAAGATCAACATCACCGAAGACCGCGCTGTGCTGCATGTCGCTTTACGTGCTCCGAAAGGAGCAACGATCGAAGTCGACGGCGAGAACGTCGTGCCAGACGTTCACCAGGTGCTCGAAGCAATGTCGGCGTTTTCCAATCGCATTCGCAGCGGTGAGTGGAAAGGTCACACCGGCAAGCCGATCAAGAACGTTGTGAACATCGGCATCGGCGGCTCAGACCTCGGCCCTGTGATGGCGTACGAAGCACTGAAGCACTTCAGCGACCGCTCGCTGACGTTCCGCTTTGTCTCGAATGTCGACGGAACCGACTTTGCCGAAGCGGTTCAAGACCTCGACGCGGCTGAAACGCTGTTCATCGTTGCGTCGAAGACGTTCACCACGCTCGAAACGATGACCAACGCGAACACCGCTCGCGACTGGCTGCTTTCCGCGTTGGGTGGCGACAAAGACTCGGTTGCCAAGCACTTCGTCGCGGTTTCGACCAATGCCGAAAAGGTGTCTGAATTCGGGATCGACACCGCCAACATGTTTGGTTTCTGGGACTGGGTGGGTGGCCGCTATTCGATGGACTCGGCCATCGGCCTATCGACGATGCTCGCCGTGGGCCCCGAGAACTTTATGGCGATGCTCGACGGTTTCCATCAAATGGACGAGCACTTCCGGACCGCTCCGTTTGAGAAGAACCTGCCCGTCCTGATGGCGCTGCTGTCGATGTGGTACAGCAACTTCTTCGGTGCCGAGACGATCGCCGTCCTGCCATACGAACAGTACCTGAAACGCTTCCCTGCCTACCTCCAGCAGTTGACGATGGAGAGCAACGGCAAGTACATCACGCTGGCTGGCCAACGCGTCGACTACTCGACCGGCACGATTTACTTCGGCGAACCTGGCACCAACGGTCAGCACTCGTTCTATCAATTGATTCACCAGGGAACGCGATTGATTCCTTGCGATTTCATCGCCTTCGGCAAGTCGCTCAATCCGCTGGGACGTCACCAGGACATGCTGATCGCCAACGTCTTCGCCCAGTCCGAAGCCCTCGCCTTCGGCAAGACGGAAGAACAAGTCAAAGCGGAAGGAACGGCCGACTGGCTCGTTCCGCATCGTGTGTTTGAAGGCAATCGTCCGTCAAACACGATCTTCGCCAAGCAGCTTTCCCCGTCGGTTCTCGGCCAGTTGATCGCTTTGTACGAACATTGCGTCTTCACCCAGGGAACCATCTGGCAAATCAATTCGTTCGATCAGTGGGGCGTGGAATTGGGTAAGCAACTTGCCCAGCGCATCATTCCAGAATTGGAAAATGCCGAACTTCCTGAGCTCACGCACGATAGTTCCACCAACAATTTGATCCGCCGTTACCGAGCCACCAAGGAGTCGAAATGA
- a CDS encoding fructose bisphosphate aldolase has protein sequence MTAIDPSSPQFKKVKSAPGFIAALDQSGGSTPKALRSYGISDDEWSGDEEMFAMVHKMRSRVITSPAFTGERILAAILFENTMDREIEGKPTADYLWDVKNVVPILKVDKGLAPEANGVQLMNSMPGLEQLLVKAKGKNIFGTKMRSVIKQADKSGIEAVVAQQFDEAKKIIAAGLVPIIEPEVDIHCPDKGDAEAYLKAALASKLDELPSDDYVMLKLTLPSEDNFYAEFVEHPQVVRVVALSGGYSREEGNEILARNHNVIASFSRALLEGLSAKQTDEEFNTMLDNTIQSIYDASIT, from the coding sequence ATGACCGCGATCGATCCTAGCAGTCCCCAGTTCAAAAAGGTAAAGTCGGCTCCCGGCTTTATCGCCGCGCTTGATCAAAGTGGCGGCAGCACGCCCAAGGCGCTTCGTTCGTACGGCATCTCGGATGACGAATGGTCTGGCGACGAAGAGATGTTCGCGATGGTCCACAAGATGCGATCGCGTGTCATCACCAGCCCAGCGTTCACCGGCGAACGCATCCTGGCGGCGATCCTGTTCGAAAACACCATGGATCGCGAGATCGAAGGGAAGCCGACGGCCGATTACCTGTGGGACGTGAAGAATGTCGTTCCGATCTTGAAAGTCGACAAAGGTCTGGCCCCGGAAGCCAACGGCGTCCAACTGATGAACTCGATGCCAGGGCTTGAACAGCTGTTGGTGAAAGCCAAAGGCAAAAACATCTTCGGCACCAAGATGCGATCGGTGATCAAACAAGCCGACAAGTCAGGAATCGAAGCGGTGGTTGCCCAGCAGTTCGACGAAGCCAAGAAGATCATCGCAGCCGGCCTCGTGCCAATTATCGAGCCGGAAGTCGATATCCATTGCCCCGACAAGGGTGATGCCGAGGCTTACCTGAAGGCCGCCCTGGCCAGCAAGCTGGATGAATTGCCTTCCGACGACTATGTGATGCTGAAGCTGACCCTTCCCAGCGAAGACAACTTCTATGCCGAGTTCGTCGAGCATCCCCAGGTTGTTCGCGTTGTTGCCCTTTCCGGCGGTTACTCGCGGGAAGAAGGGAACGAGATCCTCGCTCGCAATCATAACGTGATCGCCAGCTTCTCGCGTGCCTTGCTGGAAGGCCTATCCGCCAAGCAAACCGACGAAGAATTCAACACGATGCTCGATAACACGATCCAGAGCATCTACGACGCTTCGATTACCTAA
- a CDS encoding PQQ-binding-like beta-propeller repeat protein codes for MSASIRAFAPIFVGFLLASSPWALSAEEHTSAAWPSFQNGGQCLIPGDSLPQKWSATENIAWKAEIEGYGQSTPIVTGDQIIVTSTSGPNKENYHLAAFQLGTGEKLWQKDFKNPSPIENTSYVSRAAPSPIADGSGYIVYYEGGIVVAVEQDGKIRWERNLVEEYGPISSRHGLSSSLEQTDDHVYVWVERSEEPYLAALNKKDGTTAWKVPGLGSTAWSSPRLIPVGDQLQLVCSSSGKIAGFDPKTGDRRWDFDQIANNTTCTPMPLGDGKFLIGASDGRGEAAATTDGTSNGVIQISKQDDGSYTADFAWQAAKAKSSFGSPIAADGKAWFVNRSGVLFGVDLATGEQTSSARLATGGMWATPIQQGNVLYIFGSKGTTELIDATSGKSIGENALWVNEEEPEPAEGGRRGEGGASSGEIVYAAVPVGSCLLIRTGNTLYAIQEDTTK; via the coding sequence ATGTCTGCGTCGATCCGGGCCTTTGCCCCAATTTTCGTTGGCTTCCTCCTTGCCTCTTCCCCTTGGGCTCTTTCGGCGGAAGAACACACCAGTGCTGCCTGGCCGTCGTTTCAAAATGGGGGGCAATGCTTGATCCCAGGCGATTCCCTTCCGCAGAAGTGGTCGGCTACCGAAAACATTGCCTGGAAGGCTGAAATCGAAGGTTACGGTCAATCGACGCCGATCGTCACCGGCGATCAGATCATCGTGACTTCGACCAGTGGCCCCAACAAAGAGAACTATCATCTCGCCGCGTTCCAGCTAGGAACTGGCGAAAAGCTGTGGCAGAAGGATTTTAAGAATCCGAGCCCGATCGAAAACACTTCGTACGTCAGTCGTGCCGCCCCTTCCCCGATCGCGGATGGTAGCGGCTACATCGTCTATTACGAAGGAGGCATCGTCGTCGCCGTCGAACAAGACGGCAAGATCCGCTGGGAACGCAACCTGGTCGAAGAGTACGGTCCGATCAGCTCGCGTCACGGCCTTTCTTCGTCGCTGGAACAAACGGACGACCATGTTTACGTGTGGGTCGAACGTTCCGAAGAGCCTTACCTGGCTGCGCTGAATAAGAAGGATGGAACCACCGCCTGGAAGGTTCCAGGCCTCGGCTCAACGGCCTGGAGCTCGCCACGTTTGATCCCAGTCGGTGACCAATTGCAGCTGGTGTGCAGCTCGAGCGGCAAGATCGCTGGCTTCGATCCCAAGACGGGCGATCGTCGTTGGGACTTCGATCAAATTGCCAATAACACGACCTGCACGCCGATGCCGCTGGGTGACGGCAAGTTCCTGATTGGCGCCTCGGATGGTCGCGGTGAAGCAGCCGCCACGACCGATGGCACCTCGAACGGTGTTATTCAAATCAGCAAACAGGACGACGGTTCGTATACCGCCGACTTCGCCTGGCAGGCCGCCAAGGCAAAGTCGAGCTTTGGCAGCCCGATCGCCGCGGACGGCAAGGCCTGGTTCGTCAACCGCAGTGGTGTGCTGTTTGGTGTCGATCTGGCAACCGGCGAGCAAACTTCGTCGGCACGTCTCGCCACCGGTGGCATGTGGGCGACGCCGATTCAGCAAGGCAATGTGCTCTATATCTTTGGCTCGAAAGGAACGACCGAGTTGATCGACGCGACCAGCGGCAAATCGATCGGCGAGAACGCTCTGTGGGTCAACGAAGAAGAACCGGAACCAGCCGAAGGTGGACGCCGTGGCGAAGGTGGTGCTTCGTCAGGCGAGATCGTCTACGCAGCCGTTCCGGTTGGCTCGTGCCTGTTGATCCGCACCGGCAACACGCTGTATGCGATTCAAGAAGACACCACGAAATAG
- a CDS encoding DUF3386 family protein, whose translation MRTTFRYLAAALLLTSASFVQAEEQSTVTTSKTSEPTAADLRQAAHDSREVWHNFPGFTAGIVISEDSQRYEGTIRVGADFEYDIEIDDEALKPWLKSKLRSVISHRRPDPSPEHYDVSFREEGTDHAGGRLVAENDGSGIFRIQDGQIKEVIRRNESSWFEITTLENLTTPAGKVLPRSTSVTFRNPDTGNIESNLSNYFGWTQVGEFFLPDYCYTVKVGADGERSTRKLEFKSHQLHLGDAKTVKLHKPLPEPLTSFGAAIMGDYLYVFSGHDGDAHGFGRDVLADHFRRIKFADPAAEWEELAKQEPAQSTALVTDGQYIYRIGGLTFLNRGDEETNFKSTTHFSRYDAEKNEWTQLAELPDSRSSLDAAVLGRHIYVAGGWNLQGASSNDAPWHEDMLRFDLDNPEKGWESLPGPGYKTRAISLAAHDGKIYLFGGIQPGGISRKVSVYDPESESWAAAPDLKADSSTSGFATSSFATGGKLYVTGGSGILYRLSDDGNDWEVETRLLYPRMFLRLLPVNDQQLLAVGGTSMLGGRMAVVESIDVQTEKASPNMVKWSLPFDGRAKQSQTLVLNGTKLFAFGGNASRSPHDFSKEAFVNEAFAFDISDQSVERLPDVPAASQSGSAVSHALTSKHEEILLLGGLGMPDDQFGSLSKVYSFDPKSKQWTTQSPTLPTPRGMFNAVSYDDAVWCFGGSAAGKGGNLNPNILHWWGDESSIAALPDVALPHPRRSFGGARIGDEYFLVGGLGEGTGIENNVDVFNFKDRTWRTAASPVTSRVFPSLVSDGKRLYLFGGFANNDGHFAPATALEVYDPAADRWTVLASELPGVDASMAMFNFGGRLLFYGIDKEADGQANFVLYDPNPTEAPKEVAAANFSGRRGRGSEATSNAKAMLRKDTNKDGKLSPEELGDRLKSLVESADTDGDGLLSHEELVKALEKQAAEAKTAEETKSNENET comes from the coding sequence ATGCGAACCACCTTTCGTTATCTTGCCGCCGCGTTGCTGTTGACGTCGGCAAGCTTCGTTCAAGCCGAAGAACAAAGCACGGTTACGACCAGCAAGACCTCCGAACCGACCGCAGCCGATCTGCGGCAAGCGGCTCACGACTCGCGCGAAGTCTGGCACAACTTCCCTGGGTTCACCGCCGGGATCGTGATCTCGGAAGATTCGCAGCGGTACGAAGGGACGATCCGCGTCGGAGCCGACTTCGAGTACGACATTGAAATCGACGACGAAGCTCTCAAGCCATGGCTGAAGTCGAAGCTCCGTTCGGTGATTTCGCATCGTCGTCCTGATCCTTCGCCCGAGCATTACGACGTTTCGTTCCGCGAAGAAGGAACCGATCACGCTGGTGGTCGCCTGGTTGCCGAGAACGACGGTTCCGGCATCTTTCGCATTCAAGATGGTCAGATCAAGGAAGTGATTCGCCGTAACGAATCCTCGTGGTTCGAGATCACCACGCTTGAAAACCTCACCACGCCAGCCGGGAAGGTATTGCCTCGCTCGACGTCAGTGACCTTCCGCAATCCAGACACCGGCAACATCGAATCGAACCTCAGCAACTACTTCGGCTGGACCCAGGTCGGCGAGTTCTTTCTGCCCGACTACTGCTACACCGTGAAGGTAGGTGCCGACGGCGAACGCTCGACGCGAAAGCTTGAGTTCAAATCGCACCAGTTGCATCTGGGCGACGCAAAAACAGTCAAGTTGCACAAGCCTCTGCCGGAACCGCTGACCAGCTTCGGTGCGGCGATCATGGGAGATTACCTCTACGTCTTTAGTGGTCACGATGGTGACGCCCACGGCTTTGGCCGCGACGTTCTGGCCGATCACTTCCGTCGGATTAAGTTCGCCGATCCTGCCGCCGAGTGGGAAGAACTGGCCAAGCAAGAGCCAGCCCAAAGCACCGCCCTGGTAACCGATGGTCAATACATCTATCGCATCGGTGGTCTGACCTTCTTAAACCGTGGCGACGAAGAAACCAACTTCAAATCGACCACCCACTTCTCGCGTTACGATGCCGAGAAGAACGAATGGACGCAGCTTGCTGAACTGCCTGACTCGCGTTCGTCGCTCGATGCCGCCGTCCTCGGTCGCCACATCTACGTGGCCGGCGGATGGAACCTCCAGGGAGCTTCGTCGAACGACGCCCCTTGGCACGAAGATATGCTTCGCTTCGACCTCGACAATCCTGAAAAGGGTTGGGAATCGCTGCCAGGTCCTGGTTACAAGACCCGTGCGATTTCGTTGGCGGCCCACGACGGCAAGATTTATTTGTTCGGTGGTATCCAGCCAGGCGGGATCTCGCGAAAGGTTTCCGTTTACGATCCTGAATCGGAAAGCTGGGCCGCTGCCCCAGACCTGAAAGCGGACAGCAGCACGTCTGGCTTCGCGACCAGTTCGTTCGCGACGGGCGGCAAGCTGTACGTGACCGGCGGCTCTGGCATCTTGTATCGCCTGAGTGACGACGGCAACGACTGGGAAGTCGAAACTCGTCTGCTTTACCCTCGTATGTTCCTGCGTTTGCTGCCGGTGAACGACCAGCAACTGCTGGCCGTGGGTGGCACCTCGATGCTGGGAGGCCGGATGGCCGTGGTCGAATCGATTGACGTGCAAACCGAAAAGGCTTCGCCCAACATGGTGAAGTGGTCGCTGCCATTCGATGGCCGTGCCAAGCAGAGTCAGACGCTGGTGCTTAATGGAACCAAGCTGTTCGCCTTCGGCGGCAACGCCAGTCGCTCGCCTCACGACTTCAGCAAAGAAGCCTTCGTGAATGAAGCGTTCGCGTTTGATATTTCGGACCAGTCGGTCGAACGCCTGCCCGATGTCCCGGCCGCTTCGCAAAGTGGAAGTGCCGTCTCGCACGCGTTGACCAGCAAGCACGAAGAGATCTTGCTGCTGGGTGGCCTTGGCATGCCCGACGATCAGTTCGGTTCGCTGTCGAAGGTCTATTCCTTTGATCCGAAGTCGAAACAGTGGACGACACAGTCCCCTACCCTGCCGACGCCTCGTGGCATGTTCAACGCCGTCAGCTACGACGACGCGGTCTGGTGCTTCGGTGGAAGTGCGGCCGGGAAGGGTGGCAACTTGAATCCCAACATCCTGCATTGGTGGGGCGATGAAAGCTCGATCGCGGCGCTGCCCGATGTCGCCCTGCCTCACCCGCGTCGCTCGTTCGGTGGTGCTCGCATCGGTGACGAGTACTTCCTGGTCGGTGGTCTGGGGGAAGGAACCGGAATTGAAAACAACGTCGATGTCTTCAACTTCAAAGATCGCACCTGGCGAACCGCAGCCTCGCCGGTCACCTCGCGCGTGTTCCCAAGCCTCGTGAGCGATGGCAAGCGTTTGTACTTGTTCGGCGGATTCGCCAACAACGATGGGCACTTCGCTCCGGCAACCGCGCTGGAAGTGTACGACCCAGCCGCCGATCGCTGGACGGTGCTGGCCAGCGAACTGCCGGGCGTGGATGCCTCGATGGCGATGTTCAACTTTGGTGGACGTCTGTTGTTCTACGGCATTGATAAGGAAGCCGACGGTCAAGCCAACTTCGTTCTATACGATCCGAACCCAACCGAAGCTCCGAAAGAAGTGGCCGCTGCCAACTTCTCAGGCCGCCGTGGTCGCGGGTCGGAAGCGACTTCCAACGCCAAAGCCATGCTTCGCAAAGACACCAACAAGGATGGCAAGCTTTCCCCCGAAGAGTTGGGCGATCGCTTGAAGTCGTTGGTGGAATCGGCTGATACCGACGGTGACGGCCTCCTTTCCCACGAGGAATTGGTGAAAGCCTTGGAAAAGCAAGCCGCCGAAGCTAAAACGGCGGAAGAGACGAAAAGCAATGAAAACGAAACCTAA